From a region of the Vidua macroura isolate BioBank_ID:100142 chromosome 3, ASM2450914v1, whole genome shotgun sequence genome:
- the GINS1 gene encoding DNA replication complex GINS protein PSF1: protein MAAERGMELVRELHRAAGGHLPPFRTEEMRQALEEMRALYERNQADVSEAKAGRTDLIFLIRFRHCCLLRNQRCLLAYLYDRLLRIRALRWEYGSVLPNTIQFHMSAEEVEWFNRYKKSLATYMRSVGGEEGLDLTQDIKPPKSLYIEVRCLRDHGEFEIDDGTTILLKKNSQHFLPRWKCEQLIRQGILEHVLS, encoded by the exons atggcggcggagcggggcatGGAGCTGGTGCGGGAGCTGCACCGCGCCGCCGGCGGGCACCTCCCGCCCTTCCGG ACGGAGGAGATGCGGCAGGCGCTGGAGGAGATGCGGGCGCTGTACGAGCGGAACCAGGCGGACGT GTCCGAAGCGAAGGCGGGACGGACGGACCTGATTTTCCTCATCCGGTTCCggcactgctgcctgctccGGAACCAGCGCTGCCTCCTGGCCTACCT GTATGACCGGTTGCTACGGATCCGAGCACTGAGGTGGGAGTATGGCAGCGTTCTGCCCAACACCATCCAGTTCCACATGTCAGCTGAGGAA GTGGAGTGGTTCAATCGGTACAAAAAGTCTCTGGCTACCTACATGAGGTCagtaggaggagaggaagggctGGACCTCACACAGGACATCAAACCTCCTAAAAGCCTCTACATTGAA GTGCGGTGTTTAAGAGACCATGGGGAGTTTGAGATCGATGATGGCACTACCATCCTGTTGAAGAAGAACAGCCAG cACTTTTTACCCCGCTGGAAATGTGAGCAATTGATCAGACAAGGAATCCTGGAGCACGTCCTGTCCTAA